The proteins below come from a single Zea mays cultivar B73 chromosome 8, Zm-B73-REFERENCE-NAM-5.0, whole genome shotgun sequence genomic window:
- the LOC100382308 gene encoding uncharacterized protein isoform X1, producing MRYFELDFQYPIGSKRRRSCLCSVHIRLTSLEESWELLPLPEASALVARPGSSPPGLLYPDASHFPFCLLPSPPPYQTNLTESQLARTVKTPKRARARQPKRRSAKEGRKEASKAAAMGLDYYKILGVDKGATDDDLKKAYRKLAMKWHPDKNPNNKKEAENKFKQISEAYDVLSDPQKRAVYDQYGEEGLKGQVPPPGAGGAGSTFFSTGGDGPTVFRFNPRNADDIFAEFFGGSSPFGGMGGSGMPGMRAGGSRFSSSIFGDDMFGSAFGGGGPDGHGMHTGGRAVKAPAIERKLPCSLEELYKGTTKKMKISREIADASGKTMPVEEILTIDVKPGWKKGTKITFPEKGNETPHTIPADLVFIIDEKPHPVFTRDGNDLVVTQKVPLAEALTGHTARLATLDGRILTVPISSVIHPGYEEVVRGEGMPVPKDPSRKGNLRIKFDIKFPARLSADQKSGVKRLLGQ from the exons ATGAGATATTTTGAACTGGATTTTCAGTATCCCATTGGATCCAAACGGCGCCGAAGCTGTCTGTGCAGTGTGCACATCCGTCTCACGTCACTTGAAGAGTCGTGGGAGCTCCTGCCCCTTCCAGAAGCTTCCGCACTCGTCGCCAGACCGGGCTCGTCGCCTCCAGGCCTCCTCTATCCAGACGCTTCTCACTTCCCCTTTTGTCTCCTCCCGTCTCCTCCCCCGTACCAAACAAACCTCACCGAGTCGCAACTCGCAAGGACAGTGAAAACGCCCAAACGAGCGCGGGCACGCCAACCAAAGCGGCGAAGCGCGAAGGAAGGAAGGAAGGAAGCAAGCAAAGCAGCAGCCATGGGGCTTGACTACTACAAGATCCTGGGCGTCGACAAGGGCGCCACCGACGACGACCTCAAGAAGGCCTACCGCAAGCTCGCCATGAAGTGGCACCCCGACAAGAACCCCAATAACAAGAAGGAGGCCGAGAACAAGTTCAAGCAGATCTCGGAGGCATACGAT GTCCTCAGCGACCCGCAGAAGCGCGCGGTGTACGACCAGTACGGCGAGGAGGGGCTCAAGGGGCAGGTGCCGCCGCCGGGCGCCGGCGGGGCGGGCTcaaccttcttctccaccggcggcGACGGGCCGACGGTGTTCCGGTTTAACCCGCGCAACGCGGATGACATCTTCGCCGAGTTCTTCGGCGGCTCCAGCCCCTTCGGCGGCATGGGCGGGAGTGGGATGCCCGGCATGCGGGCCGGCGGGTCGAGGTTCTCCTCGTCCATTTTCGGGGACGATATGTTCGGCTCTGCGTTCGGCGGCGGCGGCCCGGACGGGCACGGCATGCACACCGGCGGACGTGCCGTGAAGGCGCCGGCCATCGAGCGGAAGCTGCCGTGCAGCCTGGAGGAGCTGTACAAGGGCACCACCAAGAAGATGAAGATTTCCAGGGAAATTGCTGACGCCAGTGG GAAGACGATGCCAGTGGAAGAGATCCTAACGATCGACGTGAAGCCCGGGTGGAAGAAGGGCACCAAGATCACGTTCCCGGAGAAGGGCAATGAGACGCCCCACACGATCCCGGCGGACCTCGTCTTCATCATCGACGAGAAGCCGCACCCGGTGTTCACCCGCGACGGCAACGACCTGGTGGTGACCCAGAAGGTCCCGCTGGCGGAGGCTCTGACGGGGCACACCGCGCGCCTGGCGACGTTGGACGGGCGCATCCTGACGGTGCCCATCAGCTCCGTGATCCACCCGGGGTACGAGGAGGTGGTGCGCGGCGAGGGCATGCCCGTCCCCAAGGACCCGTCCAGGAAGGGCAACCTCCGGATAAAGTTCGACATCAAGTTCCCGGCGAGGCTCTCGGCGGACCAGAAGTCCGGCGTCAAGAGGCTGCTCGGGCAGTAG
- the LOC100274598 gene encoding putative DUF1421 domain family protein isoform X2: protein MGVHRAALFWFVPTVAGLSSALRVTADMDLRWPLLKPRDFQENRLLMSFVNFHEQEKISKEIVTHAIESCMKKQADNLLNSLDVISGRLSQLELYCYRLERSIGELRSDVMDYHNEANLNFRCVEKQVKEVQKSVQAVQEKQELAETQKEMTKLQIVHEDSAQKSEGTAPSVFMNRENEVALVPLHQVNAVQSPPVQFQSCSGLILQQLMPVQDQQRSNQTAVYCMRGQSHLEHRQAQMFEAAGQSLQTHTRKTQPPTVVEVSQVTSQAPEFYPHPQHQWQHQTGQQVFSQARQPQPHVLQQQYSNIQQGPAQMVQLQTSSPHAHSTPQVTVVYPPYGPHQSACGNAEARSGGIVVPPSYSTISSSHRKHHEAAPVYVQSNTVSVPLAEQHQQLHSLGNGSFVPQPSKVSPCGLASYTVQGNAQTYSPAYGSPSSNPATIVAVLNQQAHGSSPMVLHHLGPQSVLNHPIDIAEKVTRMGYSKDQVEGLALRMVAAGQPADHNPLHDRLSSVSHGVAPHAWSG, encoded by the exons ATGGGGGTGCACCGTGCTGCCTTGTTCTGGTTTGTGCCAACGGTTGCGGGGTTATCGTCTGCGTTGCGTGTGACTGCGGATATGGATCTTCGTTGGCCGCTTTTGAAGCCTAGG GATTTCCAGGAGAACAGGCTGTTGATGTCATTTGTTAATTTCCATGAGCAAGAGAAGATCTCTAAAGAAATCGTAACACACGCTATAGAAAGCTGCATGAAGAAACAAGCAGATAACCTGTTGAATTCACTGGACGTTATCAGCGGTAGGTTGTCACAGTTGGAGTTATACTGCTATAGACTGGAAAGGTCCATTGGAGAATTACGAAGTGACGTGATGGATTATCATAACGAAGCAAATCTGAACTTCCGGTGCGTTGAAAAGCAAGTGAAAGAG GTTCAGAAATCTGTGCAGGCTGTTCAGGAAAAGCAGGAGCTTGCTGAAACTCAGAAAGAAATGACCAAACTTCAGATAGTACATGAGGATTCTGCACAAAAGAGTGAAGGTACTGCTCCATCAGTTTTCATGAATAGGGAAAATGAGGTTGCCCTTGTGCCATTGCACCAAGTAAATGCTGTTCAGTCACCTCCTGTGCAATTCCAAAGTTGCAGTGGCCTTATTCTACAGCAACTGATGCCAGTCCAAGACCAGCAGCGCTCGAACCAAACCGCTGTGTACTGTATGCGAGGCCAAAGCCATCTGGAGCACAGACAGGCCCAAATGTTCGAAGCTGCTGGTCAATCTCTGCAGACACACACTCGGAAAACTCAGCCACCGACAGTAGTTGAGGTATCTCAGGTAACCAGTCAGGCaccagagttctaccctcatccgCAGCACCAATGGCAACATCAGACCGGCCAGCAGGTTTTCTCACAGGCAAGGCAACCACAACCACATGTACTACAGCAGCAGTACAGCAACATCCAGCAAGGTCCAGCACAGATGGTTCAGCTGCAAACGTCCTCTCCACATGCTCATAGTACACCACAGGTCACAGTAGTATATCCTCCATACGGGCCTCATCAGTCTGCCTGTGGTAATGCTGAGGCACGCAGTGGGGGCATAGTTGTGCCACCTTCATACTCTACAATTTCTTCATCCCACCGGAAGCATCATGAAGCTGCTCCTGTTTATGTACAAAGCAACACAGTTTCTGTTCCACTGGCGGAGCAGCATCAGCAGCTTCATTCACTCGGCAATGGCTCATTTGTACCTCAGCCAAGCAAAGTTAGTCCATGCGGTCTAGCGTCATATACGGTACAAGGGAATGCACAGACCTATAGCCCTGCTTATGGAAGCCCTTCCAGCAATCCTGCTACTATTGTTGCTGTCCTTAATCAACAAGCACATGGCAGTTCTCCCATGGTGCTTCATCACTTGGGACCCCAGTCAGTGCTGAACCATCCGATAGACATTGCTGAAAAGGTTACTCGGATGGGTTACTCGAAGGATCAGGTTGAGGGTCTTGCACTCCGTATGGTGGCTGCAGGCCAGCCTGCAGACCATAACCCCCTGCATGATAGGTTGAGCTCTGTTAGCCATGGTGTAGCTCCTCATGCATGGTCTGGATAG
- the LOC100382308 gene encoding uncharacterized protein LOC100382308, with translation MGLDYYKILGVDKGATDDDLKKAYRKLAMKWHPDKNPNNKKEAENKFKQISEAYDVLSDPQKRAVYDQYGEEGLKGQVPPPGAGGAGSTFFSTGGDGPTVFRFNPRNADDIFAEFFGGSSPFGGMGGSGMPGMRAGGSRFSSSIFGDDMFGSAFGGGGPDGHGMHTGGRAVKAPAIERKLPCSLEELYKGTTKKMKISREIADASGKTMPVEEILTIDVKPGWKKGTKITFPEKGNETPHTIPADLVFIIDEKPHPVFTRDGNDLVVTQKVPLAEALTGHTARLATLDGRILTVPISSVIHPGYEEVVRGEGMPVPKDPSRKGNLRIKFDIKFPARLSADQKSGVKRLLGQ, from the exons ATGGGGCTTGACTACTACAAGATCCTGGGCGTCGACAAGGGCGCCACCGACGACGACCTCAAGAAGGCCTACCGCAAGCTCGCCATGAAGTGGCACCCCGACAAGAACCCCAATAACAAGAAGGAGGCCGAGAACAAGTTCAAGCAGATCTCGGAGGCATACGAT GTCCTCAGCGACCCGCAGAAGCGCGCGGTGTACGACCAGTACGGCGAGGAGGGGCTCAAGGGGCAGGTGCCGCCGCCGGGCGCCGGCGGGGCGGGCTcaaccttcttctccaccggcggcGACGGGCCGACGGTGTTCCGGTTTAACCCGCGCAACGCGGATGACATCTTCGCCGAGTTCTTCGGCGGCTCCAGCCCCTTCGGCGGCATGGGCGGGAGTGGGATGCCCGGCATGCGGGCCGGCGGGTCGAGGTTCTCCTCGTCCATTTTCGGGGACGATATGTTCGGCTCTGCGTTCGGCGGCGGCGGCCCGGACGGGCACGGCATGCACACCGGCGGACGTGCCGTGAAGGCGCCGGCCATCGAGCGGAAGCTGCCGTGCAGCCTGGAGGAGCTGTACAAGGGCACCACCAAGAAGATGAAGATTTCCAGGGAAATTGCTGACGCCAGTGG GAAGACGATGCCAGTGGAAGAGATCCTAACGATCGACGTGAAGCCCGGGTGGAAGAAGGGCACCAAGATCACGTTCCCGGAGAAGGGCAATGAGACGCCCCACACGATCCCGGCGGACCTCGTCTTCATCATCGACGAGAAGCCGCACCCGGTGTTCACCCGCGACGGCAACGACCTGGTGGTGACCCAGAAGGTCCCGCTGGCGGAGGCTCTGACGGGGCACACCGCGCGCCTGGCGACGTTGGACGGGCGCATCCTGACGGTGCCCATCAGCTCCGTGATCCACCCGGGGTACGAGGAGGTGGTGCGCGGCGAGGGCATGCCCGTCCCCAAGGACCCGTCCAGGAAGGGCAACCTCCGGATAAAGTTCGACATCAAGTTCCCGGCGAGGCTCTCGGCGGACCAGAAGTCCGGCGTCAAGAGGCTGCTCGGGCAGTAG
- the LOC103635334 gene encoding protein DMP6, with product MAAATTTQRHDDDNNDVESQREHDDDGSSSRREQQEQRRPLLVKRRSLADDGGGMSPVQRAISQTYQSTAHLAKLLPTGTVLAFQLLSPVVTAQGHCVRANRAMAGALLALCALSCFALSFTDSFRDAATGAVRYGFATPWGIWAIDGGAPPDDPRAAAAYRVRFLDLVHAVVSVLIFAAVALLDQNLVACFYPVPSEDAKQVLTVLPVAIGVVGSMLFVTFPTTRHGIGFPLSQR from the coding sequence ATGGCGGCGGCGACAACGACACAGCGGCATGACGACGACAACAACGACGTGGAGTCTCAGCGGGAGCACGATGACGACGGTAGTAGCAGCCGCCGTGAGCAGCAAGAGCAGCGGCGGCCTCTGCTGGTGAAGCGGCGCTCCCTGGCGGACGACGGCGGCGGGATGAGCCCGGTGCAGCGGGCCATCAGCCAGACGTACCAGAGCACGGCGCACCTGGCGAAGCTGCTGCCGACGGGCACCGTGCTGGCGTTCCAGCTGCTGTCCCCGGTGGTGACGGCGCAGGGCCACTGCGTGCGCGCTAACCGCGCCATGGCCGGCGCTCTCCTGGCGCTCTGCGCGCTGTCCTGCTTCGCGCTCAGCTTCACCGACAGCTTCCGGGACGCCGCCACGGGGGCCGTCCGCTACGGCTTCGCCACCCCGTGGGGGATCTGGGCCATCGACGGCGGCGCGCCGCCGGACGACCCGCGCGCCGCGGCCGCGTACCGGGTCCGGTTCCTCGACCTGGTGCACGCCGTGGTGTCCGTCTTGATCTTCGCCGCCGTCGCGCTGCTCGACCAGAACCTCGTGGCGTGCTTCTACCCCGTGCCGTCGGAGGACGCGAAGCAGGTGCTCACCGTGCTGCCCGTCGCCATCGGCGTCGTCGGGAGCATGCTGTTCGTCACCTTCCCGACCACCCGCCACGGCATCGGGTTTCCGCTATCACAGCGCTAA
- the LOC100274598 gene encoding putative DUF1421 domain family protein isoform X1, with the protein MASPARPVAASVSGAFGLSPDPKRCSFDQALRHKERPVRSLLVAGDGGAPCCLVLDFQENRLLMSFVNFHEQEKISKEIVTHAIESCMKKQADNLLNSLDVISGRLSQLELYCYRLERSIGELRSDVMDYHNEANLNFRCVEKQVKEVQKSVQAVQEKQELAETQKEMTKLQIVHEDSAQKSEGTAPSVFMNRENEVALVPLHQVNAVQSPPVQFQSCSGLILQQLMPVQDQQRSNQTAVYCMRGQSHLEHRQAQMFEAAGQSLQTHTRKTQPPTVVEVSQVTSQAPEFYPHPQHQWQHQTGQQVFSQARQPQPHVLQQQYSNIQQGPAQMVQLQTSSPHAHSTPQVTVVYPPYGPHQSACGNAEARSGGIVVPPSYSTISSSHRKHHEAAPVYVQSNTVSVPLAEQHQQLHSLGNGSFVPQPSKVSPCGLASYTVQGNAQTYSPAYGSPSSNPATIVAVLNQQAHGSSPMVLHHLGPQSVLNHPIDIAEKVTRMGYSKDQVEGLALRMVAAGQPADHNPLHDRLSSVSHGVAPHAWSG; encoded by the exons ATGGCGTCCCCGGCCCGGCCCGTCGCCGCGTCCGTCTCCGGCGCCTTCGGcctctcgcccgaccccaagcgcTGCTCCTTCGACCAGGCGCTCCGGCACAAG GAGCGGCCGGTTCGTTCATTGCTCGTTGCCGGGGATGGGGGTGCACCGTGCTGCCTTGTTCTG GATTTCCAGGAGAACAGGCTGTTGATGTCATTTGTTAATTTCCATGAGCAAGAGAAGATCTCTAAAGAAATCGTAACACACGCTATAGAAAGCTGCATGAAGAAACAAGCAGATAACCTGTTGAATTCACTGGACGTTATCAGCGGTAGGTTGTCACAGTTGGAGTTATACTGCTATAGACTGGAAAGGTCCATTGGAGAATTACGAAGTGACGTGATGGATTATCATAACGAAGCAAATCTGAACTTCCGGTGCGTTGAAAAGCAAGTGAAAGAG GTTCAGAAATCTGTGCAGGCTGTTCAGGAAAAGCAGGAGCTTGCTGAAACTCAGAAAGAAATGACCAAACTTCAGATAGTACATGAGGATTCTGCACAAAAGAGTGAAGGTACTGCTCCATCAGTTTTCATGAATAGGGAAAATGAGGTTGCCCTTGTGCCATTGCACCAAGTAAATGCTGTTCAGTCACCTCCTGTGCAATTCCAAAGTTGCAGTGGCCTTATTCTACAGCAACTGATGCCAGTCCAAGACCAGCAGCGCTCGAACCAAACCGCTGTGTACTGTATGCGAGGCCAAAGCCATCTGGAGCACAGACAGGCCCAAATGTTCGAAGCTGCTGGTCAATCTCTGCAGACACACACTCGGAAAACTCAGCCACCGACAGTAGTTGAGGTATCTCAGGTAACCAGTCAGGCaccagagttctaccctcatccgCAGCACCAATGGCAACATCAGACCGGCCAGCAGGTTTTCTCACAGGCAAGGCAACCACAACCACATGTACTACAGCAGCAGTACAGCAACATCCAGCAAGGTCCAGCACAGATGGTTCAGCTGCAAACGTCCTCTCCACATGCTCATAGTACACCACAGGTCACAGTAGTATATCCTCCATACGGGCCTCATCAGTCTGCCTGTGGTAATGCTGAGGCACGCAGTGGGGGCATAGTTGTGCCACCTTCATACTCTACAATTTCTTCATCCCACCGGAAGCATCATGAAGCTGCTCCTGTTTATGTACAAAGCAACACAGTTTCTGTTCCACTGGCGGAGCAGCATCAGCAGCTTCATTCACTCGGCAATGGCTCATTTGTACCTCAGCCAAGCAAAGTTAGTCCATGCGGTCTAGCGTCATATACGGTACAAGGGAATGCACAGACCTATAGCCCTGCTTATGGAAGCCCTTCCAGCAATCCTGCTACTATTGTTGCTGTCCTTAATCAACAAGCACATGGCAGTTCTCCCATGGTGCTTCATCACTTGGGACCCCAGTCAGTGCTGAACCATCCGATAGACATTGCTGAAAAGGTTACTCGGATGGGTTACTCGAAGGATCAGGTTGAGGGTCTTGCACTCCGTATGGTGGCTGCAGGCCAGCCTGCAGACCATAACCCCCTGCATGATAGGTTGAGCTCTGTTAGCCATGGTGTAGCTCCTCATGCATGGTCTGGATAG
- the LOC100274598 gene encoding putative DUF1421 domain family protein, which yields MASPARPVAASVSGAFGLSPDPKRCSFDQALRHKDFQENRLLMSFVNFHEQEKISKEIVTHAIESCMKKQADNLLNSLDVISGRLSQLELYCYRLERSIGELRSDVMDYHNEANLNFRCVEKQVKEVQKSVQAVQEKQELAETQKEMTKLQIVHEDSAQKSEGTAPSVFMNRENEVALVPLHQVNAVQSPPVQFQSCSGLILQQLMPVQDQQRSNQTAVYCMRGQSHLEHRQAQMFEAAGQSLQTHTRKTQPPTVVEVSQVTSQAPEFYPHPQHQWQHQTGQQVFSQARQPQPHVLQQQYSNIQQGPAQMVQLQTSSPHAHSTPQVTVVYPPYGPHQSACGNAEARSGGIVVPPSYSTISSSHRKHHEAAPVYVQSNTVSVPLAEQHQQLHSLGNGSFVPQPSKVSPCGLASYTVQGNAQTYSPAYGSPSSNPATIVAVLNQQAHGSSPMVLHHLGPQSVLNHPIDIAEKVTRMGYSKDQVEGLALRMVAAGQPADHNPLHDRLSSVSHGVAPHAWSG from the exons ATGGCGTCCCCGGCCCGGCCCGTCGCCGCGTCCGTCTCCGGCGCCTTCGGcctctcgcccgaccccaagcgcTGCTCCTTCGACCAGGCGCTCCGGCACAAG GATTTCCAGGAGAACAGGCTGTTGATGTCATTTGTTAATTTCCATGAGCAAGAGAAGATCTCTAAAGAAATCGTAACACACGCTATAGAAAGCTGCATGAAGAAACAAGCAGATAACCTGTTGAATTCACTGGACGTTATCAGCGGTAGGTTGTCACAGTTGGAGTTATACTGCTATAGACTGGAAAGGTCCATTGGAGAATTACGAAGTGACGTGATGGATTATCATAACGAAGCAAATCTGAACTTCCGGTGCGTTGAAAAGCAAGTGAAAGAG GTTCAGAAATCTGTGCAGGCTGTTCAGGAAAAGCAGGAGCTTGCTGAAACTCAGAAAGAAATGACCAAACTTCAGATAGTACATGAGGATTCTGCACAAAAGAGTGAAGGTACTGCTCCATCAGTTTTCATGAATAGGGAAAATGAGGTTGCCCTTGTGCCATTGCACCAAGTAAATGCTGTTCAGTCACCTCCTGTGCAATTCCAAAGTTGCAGTGGCCTTATTCTACAGCAACTGATGCCAGTCCAAGACCAGCAGCGCTCGAACCAAACCGCTGTGTACTGTATGCGAGGCCAAAGCCATCTGGAGCACAGACAGGCCCAAATGTTCGAAGCTGCTGGTCAATCTCTGCAGACACACACTCGGAAAACTCAGCCACCGACAGTAGTTGAGGTATCTCAGGTAACCAGTCAGGCaccagagttctaccctcatccgCAGCACCAATGGCAACATCAGACCGGCCAGCAGGTTTTCTCACAGGCAAGGCAACCACAACCACATGTACTACAGCAGCAGTACAGCAACATCCAGCAAGGTCCAGCACAGATGGTTCAGCTGCAAACGTCCTCTCCACATGCTCATAGTACACCACAGGTCACAGTAGTATATCCTCCATACGGGCCTCATCAGTCTGCCTGTGGTAATGCTGAGGCACGCAGTGGGGGCATAGTTGTGCCACCTTCATACTCTACAATTTCTTCATCCCACCGGAAGCATCATGAAGCTGCTCCTGTTTATGTACAAAGCAACACAGTTTCTGTTCCACTGGCGGAGCAGCATCAGCAGCTTCATTCACTCGGCAATGGCTCATTTGTACCTCAGCCAAGCAAAGTTAGTCCATGCGGTCTAGCGTCATATACGGTACAAGGGAATGCACAGACCTATAGCCCTGCTTATGGAAGCCCTTCCAGCAATCCTGCTACTATTGTTGCTGTCCTTAATCAACAAGCACATGGCAGTTCTCCCATGGTGCTTCATCACTTGGGACCCCAGTCAGTGCTGAACCATCCGATAGACATTGCTGAAAAGGTTACTCGGATGGGTTACTCGAAGGATCAGGTTGAGGGTCTTGCACTCCGTATGGTGGCTGCAGGCCAGCCTGCAGACCATAACCCCCTGCATGATAGGTTGAGCTCTGTTAGCCATGGTGTAGCTCCTCATGCATGGTCTGGATAG